The nucleotide window CTGTCGCATGTAAGCATCGCGGGGTGCGATGTAATCTGGCCCCACCTCTCGCGCATACCTGTACTCTTTGTCTTTGGGCGAGCGAACCTCGCCATACACAGGCCGGCTTGAGGAGTGTCGGGACACACTGGGACGAGCAGCAGACTCATAGCGCATGTGTTCTGTGGGGTAGGTGTAGGTGCTACTCCGAACGGGAGGCTTCGGCATAGGGCGTTCTTGACGTGGCGGTGAACCCCCCCTTGCGTATCTGGGGGACTTCTGGGGTAGCGGTATGCTGGGTTCTCTGAGCACGGTGTCCGGTTCCGTCACAATCTTGTAGCGAGTCGACTTGGGCGGACTCTCGCCGGTTGCCATCTCTGGCGTGCCCGGACTCGAGTAGCCCGAATCGTACTTGTCCGTTCGCAGTTTCGCTGTCCGACTCGCCTCATGGACCATGTTATGCAGTGGGTTTTCGCGGCTCATTCCCCTGGGGCGGGAATGGGTTTGTGCAGCGCTCGCAGAGCGCGAGGGCTGAAGGGACGGCCGGACAGAAGACGGAATCTTCACTGACGGTGAAGTTGCCGCAGTTGGCATGCTAGGTACCTTGACTTCGTAGGATCGGGCCTGGGACCCGAGCTTCTCATATGATCCATTGCGAGAACTACTGGTACGAACACTTTCCTTGCTCGGTCGTTTTGTGCGGCCCGAGTGTCGTGACGAGGAAGACTCTGGATCGGCGGATTCATAGCCATGATTGCGCGGGGGCGAGCGGGAGGTTTGCGGACGTCTGTCGATTTCGATCGGAACGGATCCCTTGGAGCGTTCAATGTAATCTTTAGCGGTGGTGTGTAGCTTGTCATGCTTCGACTCATGCCTCGACTCATATTCATCCGTGTA belongs to Aspergillus luchuensis IFO 4308 DNA, chromosome 3, nearly complete sequence and includes:
- a CDS encoding uncharacterized protein (COG:O;~EggNog:ENOG410PQ2A;~InterPro:IPR001623,IPR036869,IPR018253;~PFAM:PF00226), whose translation is MAAAPDIDPYEVLGVTRDAALSDIKSAHRKLVLKCHPDKIKDESLRSKAQDEFQKVQQAYETLSDETRRAKYDAKARLAELRRQMHEQGVPVNGTSAYATPRASAPREYRNGRYYEERTPADAATYSDDDLQFSEESRSTSRKYDEYKKRYSSKPPSEKKKSKSDGPSTRAARDMARDNSRTTHSSRAKYRTRERQRDAYEKYERAVPYSDSEDDGGASDSSASSTVYVKIKRPSERRNREASSRKSRPADLPRRHTSTRYDDEYTDEYESRHESKHDKLHTTAKDYIERSKGSVPIEIDRRPQTSRSPPRNHGYESADPESSSSRHSGRTKRPSKESVRTSSSRNGSYEKLGSQARSYEVKVPSMPTAATSPSVKIPSSVRPSLQPSRSASAAQTHSRPRGMSRENPLHNMVHEASRTAKLRTDKYDSGYSSPGTPEMATGESPPKSTRYKIVTEPDTVLREPSIPLPQKSPRYARGGSPPRQERPMPKPPVRSSTYTYPTEHMRYESAARPSVSRHSSSRPVYGEVRSPKDKEYRYAREVGPDYIAPRDAYMRQPYGEYPVPPPERRQSTYAG